A genomic segment from Pseudomonas sp. S09G 359 encodes:
- a CDS encoding tripartite tricarboxylate transporter permease, which yields MDTFGYLGQGFGVALSPYNLVTALCGTLIGTVVGLLPGLGPINGVALLIPIAFALGLPPESALILLAAVYLGCEYGGRISSILLNIPGEASTVMTTLDGYPMARKGLAGVALSLSAWSSFIGAFIATCGMVLFAPLLAKWAIAFGPAEYFVLMVFAIVCLGGMAGDKPLKTFVAALIGLFLSAVGIDANSGVYRFTGDNIHLTDGIQFVVLVLGLFSISEILLLLEKTHRGQEAVKATGRMMFNLKEASAVFVVNIRCGLLGFIMGVLPGAGATLASAVAYMTEKRLAGASGKFGQGDMRGLAAPETAIGASACGALVPMLTLGVPGSGTTAVMIGALSLYNITPGPLLFQQQPDIVWGLIASLFIANIMLVILNIPMIRIFTRILAVPNWALVPVIAIITAIGVYAVHATTFDLFLMVGIGIFGYILRKLDFPLSPVLLGFILGGLMEQNLRRALSISNGALDILWSSPITFGVWVLTALMLMFPLVRIYRKRALQRRAVADV from the coding sequence ATGGATACTTTCGGCTATTTGGGCCAGGGCTTCGGCGTTGCGCTGTCCCCTTACAACCTGGTGACCGCGCTCTGCGGCACTCTGATCGGCACCGTGGTCGGCCTGTTGCCGGGCCTGGGCCCGATCAACGGCGTGGCGCTGTTGATCCCCATCGCATTCGCCCTCGGCCTGCCGCCGGAGTCTGCGTTGATCCTGCTGGCAGCCGTCTACCTGGGCTGCGAATACGGCGGCCGTATCAGCTCGATCCTGCTGAACATCCCCGGCGAAGCCTCCACCGTGATGACCACCCTCGACGGCTACCCAATGGCCCGCAAAGGCCTGGCCGGTGTGGCGTTATCGCTGTCGGCGTGGAGTTCGTTCATCGGCGCGTTTATCGCCACCTGCGGCATGGTGCTGTTTGCGCCGCTGCTGGCCAAATGGGCGATTGCCTTCGGCCCGGCGGAATATTTCGTACTGATGGTGTTCGCGATCGTCTGTCTCGGCGGCATGGCCGGTGACAAACCGTTGAAAACCTTTGTGGCGGCCCTGATCGGCCTGTTCCTTTCGGCGGTGGGCATCGACGCCAACAGCGGCGTGTACCGGTTTACCGGCGACAACATCCACCTCACCGACGGCATCCAGTTTGTGGTGTTGGTGCTGGGCCTGTTCTCCATCAGCGAGATCCTCCTGCTGCTGGAAAAAACCCACCGTGGCCAGGAAGCGGTCAAAGCCACCGGGCGGATGATGTTCAACCTGAAGGAAGCTTCTGCGGTATTCGTAGTGAATATCCGCTGCGGCCTGCTCGGTTTCATCATGGGCGTGTTGCCCGGTGCCGGTGCAACCTTGGCGTCGGCCGTGGCCTACATGACCGAGAAACGCCTGGCCGGTGCCAGCGGTAAATTCGGCCAGGGCGACATGCGCGGCCTGGCCGCGCCGGAAACCGCGATCGGTGCATCCGCCTGCGGCGCCCTGGTACCGATGCTGACCCTCGGCGTACCCGGTTCGGGCACCACGGCGGTGATGATCGGCGCACTGTCGCTGTACAACATCACCCCTGGCCCGCTGTTGTTCCAGCAGCAGCCGGACATTGTCTGGGGCCTGATCGCCTCGTTGTTTATCGCCAACATCATGCTGGTGATCCTTAACATCCCGATGATCCGCATCTTCACACGCATCCTCGCCGTGCCGAACTGGGCGCTGGTGCCGGTGATCGCCATCATCACCGCGATTGGTGTGTACGCGGTTCACGCCACCACCTTCGACCTGTTCCTGATGGTCGGTATCGGTATCTTCGGCTACATCCTGCGCAAGCTGGACTTCCCGCTGTCGCCGGTGCTGCTGGGCTTTATCCTCGGCGGCTTGATGGAACAGAACCTGCGTCGTGCGCTGTCGATTTCCAACGGCGCGCTGGACATCCTCTGGTCGAGCCCGATCACCTTTGGTGTATGGGTGCTGACCGCCTTGATGCTGATGTTCCCGCTGGTGCGCATCTACCGTAAACGGGCCCTGCAGCGTCGTGCCGTGGCCGATGTCTGA
- a CDS encoding tripartite tricarboxylate transporter TctB family protein, protein MLLQRVFAAVLLLACAGLALMAWPYQASFSYEPVGPRAYPLLMLGLMSLALIYMLFRPQPTKHTEEEPALDRETLIKIGICVGLLIVFAGTFEPLGFILSSMLIGIPMARLYGGRWVPSVVIVSLMAIGLYLLFDKAMDVPLPLGLLDVLEN, encoded by the coding sequence ATGCTCTTACAACGCGTTTTCGCCGCCGTGCTGCTGCTGGCCTGCGCCGGCCTGGCACTGATGGCCTGGCCTTACCAGGCATCATTTTCCTACGAGCCCGTGGGCCCTCGGGCTTACCCGCTGCTGATGCTCGGGCTGATGAGCCTGGCACTGATCTACATGCTGTTTCGCCCACAACCGACCAAGCACACCGAAGAAGAACCCGCACTGGACCGCGAAACCCTGATCAAGATCGGCATCTGTGTCGGCCTGTTGATCGTGTTCGCCGGCACCTTCGAACCGCTGGGTTTCATCCTCAGCAGCATGCTGATCGGCATCCCCATGGCGCGCCTGTATGGCGGCCGCTGGGTGCCCAGCGTGGTGATCGTCAGCCTGATGGCCATCGGTCTTTATCTGCTGTTCGATAAAGCCATGGATGTTCCGCTGCCCCTCGGCCTGCTCGACGTTCTGGAGAACTGA
- a CDS encoding tripartite tricarboxylate transporter substrate binding protein yields the protein MTYSLRKLALAAGCMLFAGQLLAADEPKRPECIAPASPGGGFDLTCKLAQSALVNEKLLSKPMRVTYMPGGVGAVAYNAVVAQRPADAGTLVAWSSGSLLNLAQGKFGRFDESAVRWLAAVGTSYGAIAVKADSPYKTLDDLVKALKRDPGSVVIGSGGTVGSQDWMQTALIAKAAGINPRELRYVALEGGGEIATALLGGHIQVGSTDISDSMPHILSGDMRLLAVFSEQRLDEPEMKNIPTAKEQGYDIVWPVVRGFYLGPKVSDADYAWWKEAFDKLLASDEFAKLRDQRELFPFAMTGPELDTYVKKQVADYKVLAKEFGLIQ from the coding sequence ATGACCTATTCACTGCGTAAATTGGCCCTCGCCGCCGGCTGCATGCTGTTCGCCGGCCAACTGCTGGCCGCCGACGAGCCCAAGCGCCCGGAATGCATCGCCCCGGCCTCCCCCGGCGGTGGTTTTGACCTGACCTGCAAACTGGCGCAAAGCGCGCTGGTCAACGAAAAGCTGCTGAGCAAGCCCATGCGCGTGACCTACATGCCCGGCGGCGTCGGCGCGGTGGCCTACAACGCGGTGGTCGCCCAGCGTCCAGCCGACGCCGGCACGCTGGTGGCCTGGTCCAGCGGTTCACTGCTGAACCTGGCCCAAGGCAAGTTCGGTCGCTTCGATGAAAGCGCCGTGCGTTGGCTGGCGGCTGTCGGCACCAGCTACGGGGCTATCGCAGTGAAAGCCGATTCGCCCTACAAAACCCTCGACGATCTGGTCAAAGCCTTGAAGAGAGATCCAGGCAGCGTGGTCATCGGTTCCGGCGGCACCGTCGGCAGCCAGGACTGGATGCAAACCGCACTGATCGCCAAGGCCGCCGGGATCAACCCGCGCGAGCTGCGTTACGTAGCCCTCGAAGGCGGCGGCGAAATCGCCACCGCCCTGCTCGGCGGCCACATCCAGGTGGGCAGCACCGACATCTCCGACTCCATGCCGCACATCCTCAGCGGTGACATGCGCCTGCTGGCAGTGTTCTCCGAGCAGCGCCTGGACGAGCCGGAAATGAAGAATATTCCGACCGCCAAAGAGCAAGGCTACGACATCGTCTGGCCGGTAGTGCGTGGCTTCTACCTCGGGCCAAAAGTCAGCGATGCCGACTACGCCTGGTGGAAAGAGGCTTTCGACAAACTGCTTGCCTCCGACGAGTTCGCCAAGCTGCGTGACCAGCGCGAGCTGTTCCCGTTCGCCATGACCGGCCCGGAGCTGGACACCTACGTGAAGAAACAGGTGGCTGACTACAAAGTGCTGGCCAAAGAGTTTGGCCTGATCCAGTAA